Genomic DNA from Acuticoccus sp. MNP-M23:
GCCATTCTCGTCGGTGAGAAACGGGGGGCCCCAGCGGCGCGTGTCGTCGCCGACACCGAAGCGCTCGATCTTGATGATGTCGGCACCGAGATCGCCCAGAAGCTGTGTTGCGGTCGGTCCGGCAAGGATGCGCGAAAGGTCGAGGACGAGAATTCCGCTCAGCGGCCCGGTAGGCGCAGCGGCGGGGTCGGAACGGTCAGCCAAGTCGATGCTCCCGGGGCGTTGCGGCGCACATACGCCGCCCGTGCGCGGTCCGAGTCAACCCGCACGGCCGGCAAACGGACGGACGCGCAGAATCGTGATCGGCAGGGACGGGACATCCGGTGCTTTGCGCCGGGCGCACCTGCGCGCGGTGCCGCATTCGTCACCAAAGAGTTAAAAAAGGCTGGATAACCTCTGGTTTCGCGCCGGGGCCGGAGGGCTGATCCTTGCCTCGCCTGCCCCTCCCGCCTCAATGTCTGTGACGTTCAAAGTGCCCTGGGAGGTGTGACGTGCGGCCCGCAGCCTTCGATTATCATGCGCCGGCGACGATCGACGAGGCGGTCGCACTTCTTGGCGTGCATGGTGCGAATGCGCGCGTGATCGCCGGTGGTCAAAGCCTTGTGCCTGCCATGACGGCACGGCTTGCACGGCCGACCCACCTCATCGACATCAACCGCCTGCCCCGCGCCGAACGTCCCGCCATCGCCGGCGGTCGACTGCGCATCCCGCCGCTGATGCGACACGTCGACTTCGAGGTGCCGGTGGCGGACAGCCCGCTGGGCGCTGTTCTTGCAGAGCTGTCGGCCGCCATCGGCCAGCTGGCGGTGCGCATGCGCGGGACCTTCTGCGGGGCGATCGCCAATGGCGATCCGGCATCGGAGTGGTGCCTTGCCGCCGTGGTTCTGAATGCCGACGTGATCGTCCGCTCCAAGGCGCGCGGTGTGCGCACCATTGCCGCAAGCGCCTTCTTCGAGACGATCCTCACCACCGTGATGGCCGACGACGAGCTGGTGGTGGAGGTGCAACTGCCGCTTCTGGCCGACACCACGCGCTTCGGCTTCTCCAAGATTGCCCGGCGGCACGGCCACTATGGCGCCGCCCTCGGCCTTTGCATCTACGACCGGGACGAGACGCGCATGCGCGATGTGCGGATCGGCGTCGGTGCGGTGGAGGCGGTGCCGCGCCGCCTCTCCGTTGTGGAGGCGCTGCTGGAGCGGCAGGAGCCGAGCCTGCGGCTGTTCCGCCAGGCGGCGGACGCTGCGGCCGACACGGTTTCACCGATCGACAGCGCGCCGGACGATATCAGCCACAAGCGCGATCTCACGCGGACGACGGTCCGCCGTGCCCTGGAGGCATCGCTCCCATGAGAAACATCCAGATGACACTGGACGTGAACGGCGCCGAGCACACGATTGTGGTGGAGCCGCGCACGGCGCTGGTGGATGCGCTGCGCGACAATCTCGGCCTCAAGGGCACGCCCGCCGGCTGCGAAGGCGACTGCACCGGCGCCTGCACGGTGCTGGTGGACAACGAGCCGATCCGCGGTTGCCTGATGTTTGCGGTGCAGGCCCACGGCACGTCCGTCGCGACCGTTGAGGGGTTGTCGGACGGGGTGACGCTCAACGCCTTGCAGGAAGCGTTTGTGGAGGCCGGGGCCGTTCAGTGCGGCTACTGCACGCCAGGCTTTCTGATGCTGGCCTCCGGTGCGCTCGCCCGCACACCGGACATGGACGACGCGGCCATTGCCGCACTGGTGGCGGAAAACATGTGCCGCTGCGGCGCCTACGACCGGATTGAAACTGCGATCAGGACCGCCCGCAACGCGCTCAAGGTCCACGCTCTATGAAGCACGTTGGCCGGTCCTTCCAGCCGGCAGGCGCCCGTGGTCCGGTCAGCGGACGCGCGCGCTACGCCGGAGACATCGACCTGCCGCGCATGCTGCACATGCGGCTTGTGCGTGCGCCGGTGGCGTTCGGCCGGATCGTGCGGATCGACGCGGACGCTGCCCGCGGCGTGCCCGGCGTGGTGGCCATCTGGACGGCGGACGATGCGGTCCTGCCGCCGGTCCCCGTGCGGGTGATGCCGAGCGAGGCGTTCGAGGCCTATTGCCAGCCGGTGCTGGCGGCCGGAACCGTGCGCTATGTGGGCGAGCCGTTTGCTGCCGTGTTCGCCGAGAGCGCGGGCGCTGCCGACGACGCGGCCGAGCTGGTGATTGCCGACATTGATCCCTACGAGCCGCTGCTGGACGCCACCGCCGATGCCACCCTCCTGTCCGGCGATCTGCGGGCCACCGAATGCGCCACCGTGCGCAAGGGGTTCGGCGATGTGACCCGCGTCTTTCACAATGCGGACCGGGTGGTGGAGCGGCGGGTGAGCCTTGCGCGCGATGGCGCCATGGCGCTGGAGCCGCGCGTGGCGCTTGCGGCATGGGATGCCGACCGGGAGGTGTTGCGCCTGTGGGGCGGCGGCCGCGCCATTCACCAGACCCGTGAAGCCATTGCGACCATGATGGGCCTTGCCGATGAGCAGGTGGAAGTGGAAAGCGCGCGCTCCGGCGGCAGCTTCGGCAGCCGCGGCGAGCTTTGCGCCGAAGACATGCTGGCCAGCCATGCCGCCCGCAGCCTTGGCCGGCCCGTGCGGTGGATCGAGGATCGCCGCGAGCAGCTGACCGCCGCCGCGCAGGCGCGCGGCATGGAGGCGCTCGCCCGTGTCGCGCTGGACGACAAGGGCCGTTTCCTGGCGCTGGACGTGGAATTCTGGATCGACCAGGGAGCTTATCTGCGCGCCGAAGGCACCATGGTCGCCGACCTTGTGGCCGCCATGTTGCCCGGCCCCTATGCGCTGGACGCCTACCGTGCCGTGGGCCATGTGCGGATGACCAACAAGCCGCCGGCGGGTAGCTTCCGCGGTGCAGGCCGCGTGGAGGCAACCTTCATCCGCGAGCGGCTGATCGACGGCGTTGCCGACGCCATCGGCCGCGATGGGTGTGCTTTGCGCTGCGCCAACCTTGCACCCGCGCAGCAGAGCGAGGCGCGCAGTGTTGAGACACTGAAGAGCGCCGTGGCCCCCGAAGGCGTGGCGCATGACGATCTTCTGGCGCAGATGACCAAGCGCTTTTCCCTCGATATCGTGCGCAGGCGTGCGCAGGACCGCCGCGGTCAGGGCGAACTTGCGGGGATCGGCACGGCCTTTTTCACCGAGCCGTCGGATCTCGGTCCGTTCGACCATGTGCGCATTGCCGCCGATACCCGCGGCAACCTTGAAGTGGTGACGGCCGCCGCCGAATTCGGTCAGGGCACCACCACCGCCATTGCACAGATTGTCGCCGACATTGTGGGCGTCGATCTCGACCGGATCCGCGTGACCACCGGGCGAACGGACAGGCTGGGACAGGGCGGCGCACGCATCCTGTCCTCCGGCCTGGCGCTTGCCGGAACGGCGGCGCAGTACGCCGCGGAGTCACTGCGCGACAAGATCGTCCATGCCGCTGCGCGGATGATGGCGGTGCCGGCCGACCGGCTGTCCGTTCGCTCCGGCCGCATTCGCGAGGCGGACCGGCATTTCGGCACCGCGCTTGAACTTGGTGCGCTTGTTCGGGCCTGCGCGCCCGGCACGGTGTTTGCCGGTCCGGACGGCACGGGCCTTCAGGCCGAGGGCTGGTGCCTGTCGGACGGGATGACCACGTCCCACGGTCTCGCCATTGCGGCGGTGGAGATCGACGAGGCGACCGGCTTCATCAAGGTGCCGCGGGTGTTCATCGCCTGCGACGTGGGCAACGCCATCAACCCGGACCTCATCACCGCGCAGATCGAGGGCGCGGTGTTGCAGGGCACGGCGGGGGCGCTTTCGGCGGCGCTGCCGGTGGGCCCGTCAGGTGATCCGCTGGCGCAGACGCTGGCGGACTATGGGATGCCCACCGCGGCAGAGCGGCCCGTTGTGGAGGTGCTCCTGTCGGAAGAGGCGCCGACGCTGCAAAACCCGCTCGGCATCAAGGGCGTTGGTGCGGCCGGCATTGTCGGGATCGGCGCTGCCATTGCCGCGGGCATCGATCAGGCACTTGGTGTCTCCGGCTTTGCGAACAGTCTGCCGGTCCGCCCGGCTGCGGTCCGGCTCCATCTGCGCCAGCGCGCGGATGCCGAACGGGCGGCAATGCGGCGCACCGCCTGACACTCAGGCGCTCCGCCCGAACCGGCCGGCGCGATAGGGCATAGGGTCGGCAAGCGGCTGTTCTCCCGTCAGCATCTGCGCCAGAAGTTCGCCGGTGACCGGGCCGAGGGTGAAGCCCAGATGGTGGTGGCCGAAATTGCCCCACAGCCCGTCCGGCCCAAGTCTGCCGATCACGGGCAAAAGGTCCGGCAGGCAGGGGCGGGCGCCAAGCCATGGGGTCTCGTCGAGCGCATCGCCGATGGGGAAGATCGTGCGCGCATCGGCTTCGGCGCGCATCAGTTGCACCGGCGTTGGCGGATCGTCCCGCCGCGCAAACTCCGCGCCGCTGGTGATCCGCAAGCCCCGCGCGTTGGGCGTAAGCACGTAGCCGCCCGCCTCGTCGGCAACCAGATGGTTGAGCACGGCATTTCCCCTCGGGGCATAGTGGCGGTGGTAGCCGCGCTTGACGCCGAGCGGCAGCGAAATGCCGAACCGCGACAGCACCGCGTCCGACCATGGACCGAGGCACACCACCGCCTCGCGCGCTGTAACGGCGCCGTCGTCCGAGGCGACCCGGTAGAGGCCGTCCTTGCGGGTGAGGGTGGTGGCGTCGCCCGCGGCAATGGTGCCGCCTTCGGCCTCGAAGAGTGCCGCGTAGGCTTTGCCAAGGGCGCCGGGGTCGTTGATGCGCTTGGGGCCGGTCATGTGCACCGCGCCCGCGAACACCGGGGCAAGGTGCGGCTCGGCGCGGGCGAGCGCTGGCGCATCCAGCACACGAAACGGGATGCCGAACTGCGCCTCCACCGCCTCGTCTGCCGCAACCGCTGCCGCCATCACCTTTTCGCTGCGGTAAAGGCGGAGGTAGCCACCGTCCCGCCAAAGGTCGGTGGCGGCGGGACCGGCCCGCTCGCTGAGGGCGCGGTGAGCCGCGATGGCGCCGCCCACCAGCGGCACGTTGGCACGCGCGGTTCGCATCACGCGTGCGGAGCTGCTGCTGGCGGCATAGCGCAACAGGAAGGGCAGCGTCTTGCCAAGGGCGCCCCAGGCGATCCGGGCATCCGTCCGTCGCCCGGCCAGAACGCCGAGGATCACGCGCAGATCGTGGGGGAATGCGTAAGGCATCACCGCTTCGCTCTGGATCAGTCCGGCGTTGCCGAAGGACGTTTCCTCCGCCGCCCCCCGCCGGTCGACCAGCACCACGGAGCGGCCGCGCGCCTGCAGCGCCAGTGCTGTGGAAATCCCAACCATCCCGGCGCCCAGCACCATCACGTCGGATTGCGTCACAGCGTGCGGCTCAGGTCTGGCACTGCGGATCCCGTGCGTTCACATACACTTGCGGATGGTTTGCCAATAGCCTGCTCCTGACCCTGAAAAGAAGCCCGAGGATGCGAACCGCGTGCCAGCGGGTCCGGTCCTGCGCCGCGAACGCCTGGGGTTAGCCGGCACCCGGTTGTCGCGGTAGTGTGCCAACGGTATCCAGATGATGGGCACCATTGCCTCAATATTACTGAAAGGCCCCGTTTTGACCGAAAGCCCGGAAAACGCCGTCAACGCCCACCAGGCCGCCGCAGACCCGCGCAACGACACGCTGAAGCTCTACCTCAACGGCCGGATCGTGCCCAAGGCGGAGGCCACCGTGTCGATCTACGACTCCGGCTTCATGCTGGGGGACGGGCTTTGGGAGGGCATTCGCCTGCACAATGGTGTCTGGGCGTTTCTGGATCAGCACCTCGACCGCCTGTTCGAAGCCTCGCTCGCGCTGGACCTCGACATCGGGATGACCCGCGACGGGCTGAAGAGCGCGTTGGACGAGACGGCGGCTGCCAACAGCATGACCACCGATGCCCATGCCCGGCTGATGGTCACGCGCGGCATAAAGTCCGCGCCCTTTCAGCATCCGAGCTTCTCACGGCAGGGGCCGACGGTCGCGATCATCGTGGAGCACTCGAAGCCGTCCATCCCGCGGCCGATCCGGCTGGCGAGTGTTGCGCATCACCGCGGCCTGCCGTTGACCCAGGATGCCAAGCTTAACTCGCACTCCAAGCTCAATTGCATCCTTGCCTGTATTGCCGCCGAAAAGGCGGGCGGCGATGAGGCGCTGATGTTCGACCCGTTCGGCTTCGTCAACACAACCAATTCGTGCAACTTCTTCATCGTGCGCAAGGGCGAGGTCTGGACCTCCACGGGCGACTACTGCATGAACGGCATCACCCGCGGCCACGTCGTCTCGCTGTGCCGCGAAAACGGCATCCCGATCTTCGAGCGCAACTACTCGCTGGTCGACACCTACGGCGCCGACGAAGCCTTCATGACAGGTTCGTTCGGTGGGCTGACCCCCGTGGGCTCGATCGATCACAGGCCGATGCCCGCCGGTCCCGGCCCGATGACCGATAAAATCAGCGCGCTTTACCGCGAATTGATCAAACGGCACTGTTCTGGCGTGGAGGCTGCATAAATGCGCTTTCAGAACGAGAAACTCTCACGAGGAGCACACATGCTGAAACACACCATCGCCGCTGCGCTGGCACTCGGCCTGTCGGCCGCGCCGGCGCTTGCGGCCGATCCGGGCCCCACGGTCCAGAAGATCATGGATCGCGGCACCCTTCTGTGCCCCGGCCACAACGGCTCCTACCTCGGTTTTGCCGAAGTGGACGACAAGGGCGCCTGGTCGGGCTTCGATATCGAGTTCTGCAAGGCGCTCGCCACGGCAATCCTCGGCTCGCCCGATGCGGTGCAGATCATTCCGGTCTCGTTCGCGCAGCGTTTTCCGGCGGTGCAGTCCGGCGACATCGACGTGATCATCAAGGTCACCGGCTGGACCATGAGCCGCGACACCGAGCTTGGCCTCCAGTTCTCGCGCCCCTACTTCATCGGGCCGACCAACGTCCTCGTCCGCTCTGACATCGGCGCCACCTCCACGGCGGATCTTGAGGGCGGCGTGTTCTGCATCAACGCCGGCACGTCCATCGAGCGGATTGTGGCCGACTACATGGGTGCCCGCGGCATCAGCTACGAAAGCCTCACCTTCGAGAAGCCCGAAGAGCTGCGCGCTGCACTCTACAACGGCCGCTGCGACGCGCTGGCCGGCTTTGGCCCGTTCCTCGCCGCGACCCGCTTCAACGCACCCGATCCCGATGCCTTCGAGATCATGGACGAGACGCTGGCGCTGGAACCTGAGAGCCTTGCCGCACGCCAGGGCGACGACAATTTCATCGACGTTCTCAACTGGCTGACCAACTCGCTCCTCTTCGCCGAGGAGAACGGCATCACGCAGGCCAACGTCGACGAAGTCCGCGCCAACCCGCCGTCGGCATCCGTGGAGCGTTTCCTTGGCGTTTCGCCGGGCTACGGCGAGCGGCTCGGCCTGTCCGACGACTGGGCCTACAACGTGATCAAGGCCGTCGGCAACTACGCCGAAATCTACGACGGCACCGTGGGCGAGGGCTCCGTCTACAAGCTGCCGCGCGGCAAGAACAAGCTGTGGAGCGACGGCGGCCTTCTCTACACCCTCGTGCTCGACTGACCACGTGCTTCGCGCGCTGAAAAACCGCAAGGCGCGGGGGTGGCTCCTTCAGGGGGCCACCCTCGCCATCGCCATCTTGCTGGTGGCGACGTTCGTCCTCACCGCACGCCACAACCTTCTGAGCCAGGGGATCGCCACCGGCTTCGGCTTCCTTGAACGGTCCACCGGCTGGCCCATCAACTTCTCGCTGATCGATATTTCCGACCGCTCGCCCTACTGGGAGATGCTGCTCGCCGGCTTCCTCAACACGCTTCTGGTCGGCATTCTCGGTATCACGCTTGCCACCGTCATCGGCGTCACCGTCGGCCTTGCGCGCGTCTCCACCAACTTCATGCTGAACTTCATCGGCACGGTCTTCGTGGAGATATTTCGCAACGTCCCGCTGATCCTGCAGGTGATTTTCTGGTACGCGCTTCTGACGCACCTGCCGCGTCCGCGCGAAGCCTACGACATTGGCGGCGCCATCTTCCTCACCAACCGCGGCCTCATCGTCCCCGCATTCGACATGTCGAGCGCCGACATCGCGCTGTTTTGCGCAGGCTTCGTTGCGCTGGTGGTGGCGGGCGTCGTCTTGGCCCGCCGGATCGGCGGGCTCGCTGCGACCGCGCTGGTCATTGCCGCATCAACCGTCCTGTTCCTGACGCTCCTTTATACCGGGCGGACGCCGGACGCCCCGGTCTTCACCCTGCCCGCCATGAAGGGCCTGCGCTTTGCCGGCGGGTTCGACATCAAGCCTGAATTCTTCGCGCTACTGGTCTCCATCGCCATCTTCGGCGGCGCCTATGTGGGCGAGATCGTCCGCGCCGGCTTCCTCTCGGTCGATCAGGGCCGGGTCGAGGCGGCACGGGCGCTCGGGCTTTCCGGCTGGCAGGTCAACCGCTTCGTGCGGATCCCGCTTGCTGTCCGCGCGATCCTGCCGGCGCTTTCCAACCAGTATATCTGGCTGATGAAGGCGACGACGCTGGGCATCGCGATCGGCTTCCCGGACTACTTCATGGTCGTCTCCACGTCGATCAACCAGTCCGGCCAGACCATGGAACTCCTTGCGCTCCTGATGGGCGGCTTTCTCGTCATCAACTACGCGATGGGGGCGGGCCTCAACATTCTCAACGGTCGCCTCACGTTGAAGGGCCGCAACTGATGGCCGCCGCTGAAGACGGAGCACCCGCCAGGGTGGTCGATGCCGAGCGGGCGGACGCCGTGGCCATTGCAGCCCTTCTGACGGCGTCGATCACCGACCTTTGCGAAGCCGACCACGGGCACGACCCGGCCGTGGTCGCAAGCTGGACCGCCAACAAGACGCCGCAAACCGTCTTGAAGTGGATCGAAGACCCTGAACTGGGCGTGCTCGCTGGCTGGGAGAATGGCGAAATTGTCTCCGTCGGCGCCTTCCGGGTCGAGGGGATCATGCTGACTTACGTGGCACCGGCGCATGTGCGGCGAGGCCACGGCTCTGCACTGCTGGCGGTGATGGAAGCCTGCCTCGGCTTTGCCGGCGTGCAGAATGCCCACGTCACGGCCACGCGCACCGCGCTCGGCTTCTATGAGGCGTGCGGCTACATCGCGGATGGCCCGCCGGATGGCGGACCGGGCAATTGGGGCCAGCCGATGATCAAGGATCTCAGCGCATGAGCGGGGCAACGCTCTCTACCGAGACCATCGCAGCCGCACCGCCGCCGCCCGAAGACGGGGCGGTCGCATGGGCGCGGCGGCGCCTGTTCTCCAACGCGTTCGACACGGTGATCACGCTGGTGTTCGGCGCGCTCGTCGTCTGGCTGGCGGTGGTGCTGGTCGACTGGGCCTTCATCGGCGCCATCTGGAATGCCGCCGACGCCGAGCTCTGCCGCAGTGCCAATGGCGCCTGCTGGGCGGTGATCGATGCGCGGGGCCGCCTCATCCTCTTCGGCCTCTACCCCTACGAGGAGCAGTGGCGTTCCGCGCTTGCCTGCCTCGTCATCATCGTCACCATGATCCTGTCATGCGTCCCGCATTTCTGGGGCCTTCGCGCACTGCCGACCATCTGGCTGACCGGGTTCGGCATCTTCGTGGCGCTGATGTACGGCGGCTTTCTCGGCTTGCCTCTGGTCACGACCGAGCAATGGGGCGGGCTGGCGCTCACCGTGTTCATCTTCGCCGCGGTGTTCGTGATCGGGATGCCGCTTGCCGTGGCGCTGGCGCTGGCCCGCCGCTCCAACCTTCCGGTGATCCGCGCCGTCGCGGCGTTCCTGATCGACACCGTGCGCTCGCTGCCGCTCCTCACCATCCTGTTTGCCGCTGCGGTGGTGGTGCCGTTTGTGGTGCCGGACTGGGCCCAGGGCGACAAGCTCGGCCGCGTGGTGGTGGCGTTCGCGCTGTTCTTCGCCTGCTACGAGGCCGAAATCCTGCGCTCGGGGCTCCAGTCGATCCCCGGCGGGCAGGAGGAGGCGGCGGCCGCACTCGGCATGTCCTACTCGGCCCGCGTGTTCGACATTCTGCTGCCGCAGGCCTTCCGCGCCTCGCTGCCGGCGACCATCAATCAGGTGGTCATCACCTTCAAGGAAACCTCCATCGTCACCATCATCGGCTTCTTCGAGGTGACGGCGTCCGCCTCCGCTGCCGTCGGGCGGGGCGAATGGGGGGCCTACTATGTCGAGGTCTATGTGTTTGTGGCGCTGGTCTACTTCGTGTTCGTGTTCGGCCTGTCGCGCTACGGCGCCTATCTGGAGCGCCGTGCGCGGTTGACCGCTCGTGGATAGGCCGGCAATCGCGCTCCATGCCGTCTCCAAGCGGTTCGGAGACTTCAACGCGCTATCGGACGTTTCGCTCGAGGTGGCCGAGGGCGAGGTGCTGGTGGTGTGCGGACCATCGGGCTCCGGCAAGTCCACGCTGATCCGCTGCATCAACGCGCTGGAAACCCACGACAAGGGCCGCATCAATGTGGAGGGCGTCACCCTCTCCGACGATGTCGACGCGATCCAGGCGATCCGCGCCGAGGTCGGAATGGTGTTTCAGTCGTTCAATCTCTTCCCCCACCTCTCGGTGCTGAAGAATTGCGCGCTGGCCCCGGTCCGCGTGCGCGGCAAGAGCTGGGCCGACGCGGAGGCTGCCGCCCTCACGCAGCTCAAGCGCATGCGCATCGAAGATCAGGCCCAAAAATTTCCCGACGAGCTGTCCGGCGGCCAGCGCCAGCGCGTCGCCATTGCCCGCGCGCTGACCATGGCGCCCCGCATCATGTTGTTCGATGAGCCGACCTCCGCACTGGACCCCGAAATGATCGGCGAGGTGCTCGACGCCATGCGCACGCTGGCCGCCGAGGGCATGACGATGATCTGCGTCACCCACGAGATGGGCTTTGCCCGGCAGGTGGCCGACCGCGTGGTGTTCATGGCAGGCGGCCGGATCATCGAGACCGCGCCGCCGGACGCATTCTTCGCCAACCCCCGCGAGCCGGAAACCCGCGAGTTCCTGGAAAAGATCCTTTAGGTGCGTACCACAAAGACCATCCACGTCGTCTCCTGCCACGCCGAGGGGGAGGTGGGCGACGTGATTGTCGGCGGCGTCGCCCCGCCGCCGGGCGACACGCTGTGGGACCAGCGCAGCTTCATCGCGGCCGATGAGACCTTGCGCAATTTTGTGCTGAACGAACCGCGGGGCGGGGTCTTCCGCCACGTCAACCTTCTGGTGCCGCCGAAGGACCCGCGCGCGGCCATGGGATTCATCATCATGGAGCCGGCGGACACGCCGCCAATGTCGGGGTCCAACTCCATCTGCGTCGCGACGGTGCTGCTCGACACCGGAATTGTCCCCATGACGGAGCCCGAAACGCGCTTCGTGCTGGAGGCGCCGGGCGGGCTTGTGGCAGTGCGCGCGCGCTGCCGGGGCGGCAAGGCCGAGGCCATCACGGTGGAGAACGTGCCATCGTTTGCCACCCGGCTCGATGCCCCGCTGGAGGTGGCGGGCCTTGGCACACTCTCCGTCGATACCGCCTATGGCGGCGACAGTTTTGTGATGGTCGATGCTGCTGCTCTGGGTTTCGCGC
This window encodes:
- a CDS encoding FAD-dependent oxidoreductase; this encodes MTQSDVMVLGAGMVGISTALALQARGRSVVLVDRRGAAEETSFGNAGLIQSEAVMPYAFPHDLRVILGVLAGRRTDARIAWGALGKTLPFLLRYAASSSSARVMRTARANVPLVGGAIAAHRALSERAGPAATDLWRDGGYLRLYRSEKVMAAAVAADEAVEAQFGIPFRVLDAPALARAEPHLAPVFAGAVHMTGPKRINDPGALGKAYAALFEAEGGTIAAGDATTLTRKDGLYRVASDDGAVTAREAVVCLGPWSDAVLSRFGISLPLGVKRGYHRHYAPRGNAVLNHLVADEAGGYVLTPNARGLRITSGAEFARRDDPPTPVQLMRAEADARTIFPIGDALDETPWLGARPCLPDLLPVIGRLGPDGLWGNFGHHHLGFTLGPVTGELLAQMLTGEQPLADPMPYRAGRFGRSA
- a CDS encoding 2Fe-2S iron-sulfur cluster-binding protein encodes the protein MRNIQMTLDVNGAEHTIVVEPRTALVDALRDNLGLKGTPAGCEGDCTGACTVLVDNEPIRGCLMFAVQAHGTSVATVEGLSDGVTLNALQEAFVEAGAVQCGYCTPGFLMLASGALARTPDMDDAAIAALVAENMCRCGAYDRIETAIRTARNALKVHAL
- a CDS encoding amino acid ABC transporter ATP-binding protein encodes the protein MDRPAIALHAVSKRFGDFNALSDVSLEVAEGEVLVVCGPSGSGKSTLIRCINALETHDKGRINVEGVTLSDDVDAIQAIRAEVGMVFQSFNLFPHLSVLKNCALAPVRVRGKSWADAEAAALTQLKRMRIEDQAQKFPDELSGGQRQRVAIARALTMAPRIMLFDEPTSALDPEMIGEVLDAMRTLAAEGMTMICVTHEMGFARQVADRVVFMAGGRIIETAPPDAFFANPREPETREFLEKIL
- a CDS encoding GNAT family N-acetyltransferase encodes the protein MAAAEDGAPARVVDAERADAVAIAALLTASITDLCEADHGHDPAVVASWTANKTPQTVLKWIEDPELGVLAGWENGEIVSVGAFRVEGIMLTYVAPAHVRRGHGSALLAVMEACLGFAGVQNAHVTATRTALGFYEACGYIADGPPDGGPGNWGQPMIKDLSA
- a CDS encoding xanthine dehydrogenase family protein molybdopterin-binding subunit: MKHVGRSFQPAGARGPVSGRARYAGDIDLPRMLHMRLVRAPVAFGRIVRIDADAARGVPGVVAIWTADDAVLPPVPVRVMPSEAFEAYCQPVLAAGTVRYVGEPFAAVFAESAGAADDAAELVIADIDPYEPLLDATADATLLSGDLRATECATVRKGFGDVTRVFHNADRVVERRVSLARDGAMALEPRVALAAWDADREVLRLWGGGRAIHQTREAIATMMGLADEQVEVESARSGGSFGSRGELCAEDMLASHAARSLGRPVRWIEDRREQLTAAAQARGMEALARVALDDKGRFLALDVEFWIDQGAYLRAEGTMVADLVAAMLPGPYALDAYRAVGHVRMTNKPPAGSFRGAGRVEATFIRERLIDGVADAIGRDGCALRCANLAPAQQSEARSVETLKSAVAPEGVAHDDLLAQMTKRFSLDIVRRRAQDRRGQGELAGIGTAFFTEPSDLGPFDHVRIAADTRGNLEVVTAAAEFGQGTTTAIAQIVADIVGVDLDRIRVTTGRTDRLGQGGARILSSGLALAGTAAQYAAESLRDKIVHAAARMMAVPADRLSVRSGRIREADRHFGTALELGALVRACAPGTVFAGPDGTGLQAEGWCLSDGMTTSHGLAIAAVEIDEATGFIKVPRVFIACDVGNAINPDLITAQIEGAVLQGTAGALSAALPVGPSGDPLAQTLADYGMPTAAERPVVEVLLSEEAPTLQNPLGIKGVGAAGIVGIGAAIAAGIDQALGVSGFANSLPVRPAAVRLHLRQRADAERAAMRRTA
- a CDS encoding ABC transporter permease subunit yields the protein MLRALKNRKARGWLLQGATLAIAILLVATFVLTARHNLLSQGIATGFGFLERSTGWPINFSLIDISDRSPYWEMLLAGFLNTLLVGILGITLATVIGVTVGLARVSTNFMLNFIGTVFVEIFRNVPLILQVIFWYALLTHLPRPREAYDIGGAIFLTNRGLIVPAFDMSSADIALFCAGFVALVVAGVVLARRIGGLAATALVIAASTVLFLTLLYTGRTPDAPVFTLPAMKGLRFAGGFDIKPEFFALLVSIAIFGGAYVGEIVRAGFLSVDQGRVEAARALGLSGWQVNRFVRIPLAVRAILPALSNQYIWLMKATTLGIAIGFPDYFMVVSTSINQSGQTMELLALLMGGFLVINYAMGAGLNILNGRLTLKGRN
- a CDS encoding transporter substrate-binding domain-containing protein; its protein translation is MLKHTIAAALALGLSAAPALAADPGPTVQKIMDRGTLLCPGHNGSYLGFAEVDDKGAWSGFDIEFCKALATAILGSPDAVQIIPVSFAQRFPAVQSGDIDVIIKVTGWTMSRDTELGLQFSRPYFIGPTNVLVRSDIGATSTADLEGGVFCINAGTSIERIVADYMGARGISYESLTFEKPEELRAALYNGRCDALAGFGPFLAATRFNAPDPDAFEIMDETLALEPESLAARQGDDNFIDVLNWLTNSLLFAEENGITQANVDEVRANPPSASVERFLGVSPGYGERLGLSDDWAYNVIKAVGNYAEIYDGTVGEGSVYKLPRGKNKLWSDGGLLYTLVLD
- a CDS encoding FAD binding domain-containing protein, producing MRPAAFDYHAPATIDEAVALLGVHGANARVIAGGQSLVPAMTARLARPTHLIDINRLPRAERPAIAGGRLRIPPLMRHVDFEVPVADSPLGAVLAELSAAIGQLAVRMRGTFCGAIANGDPASEWCLAAVVLNADVIVRSKARGVRTIAASAFFETILTTVMADDELVVEVQLPLLADTTRFGFSKIARRHGHYGAALGLCIYDRDETRMRDVRIGVGAVEAVPRRLSVVEALLERQEPSLRLFRQAADAAADTVSPIDSAPDDISHKRDLTRTTVRRALEASLP
- a CDS encoding aminotransferase class IV: MTESPENAVNAHQAAADPRNDTLKLYLNGRIVPKAEATVSIYDSGFMLGDGLWEGIRLHNGVWAFLDQHLDRLFEASLALDLDIGMTRDGLKSALDETAAANSMTTDAHARLMVTRGIKSAPFQHPSFSRQGPTVAIIVEHSKPSIPRPIRLASVAHHRGLPLTQDAKLNSHSKLNCILACIAAEKAGGDEALMFDPFGFVNTTNSCNFFIVRKGEVWTSTGDYCMNGITRGHVVSLCRENGIPIFERNYSLVDTYGADEAFMTGSFGGLTPVGSIDHRPMPAGPGPMTDKISALYRELIKRHCSGVEAA
- a CDS encoding amino acid ABC transporter permease; translated protein: MSGATLSTETIAAAPPPPEDGAVAWARRRLFSNAFDTVITLVFGALVVWLAVVLVDWAFIGAIWNAADAELCRSANGACWAVIDARGRLILFGLYPYEEQWRSALACLVIIVTMILSCVPHFWGLRALPTIWLTGFGIFVALMYGGFLGLPLVTTEQWGGLALTVFIFAAVFVIGMPLAVALALARRSNLPVIRAVAAFLIDTVRSLPLLTILFAAAVVVPFVVPDWAQGDKLGRVVVAFALFFACYEAEILRSGLQSIPGGQEEAAAALGMSYSARVFDILLPQAFRASLPATINQVVITFKETSIVTIIGFFEVTASASAAVGRGEWGAYYVEVYVFVALVYFVFVFGLSRYGAYLERRARLTARG